Proteins from a genomic interval of Trichoderma breve strain T069 chromosome 2, whole genome shotgun sequence:
- a CDS encoding FAD binding domain-containing protein, whose translation MASKVEESSTLPFGKQVPLSAISGPTYVTAQLLVQQIAYKLSDKIFSYSPPTFDLDVAAKQWAVEESKNIHGYAPDVLPLQTRTGAGALALGYIFSPDFDVSKRHIPQTLLAPSGSLQNLRGALDQLSLLYNLSSPFVAHVAAADYSDANGLVSDYDVALRLAEDLGLGLVASSSAYESQHMSLFSTLLATVVPTLHIYDGIRLPRETLRIVDALSEAGVANLYNKLVEEAGKLNQHLDTAGKVLELLRLFNDELGTVYQPFEYSGHETPDVVLVALGSVEAQVAKETLNKIAADGAKVGVINVRVYRPFIEEAFLKAIPASARTIAVLGQVNNEIAVADEATQSALYGDVLTAVTFAGKFDQQPEVLDIKYTPAHFLTPQGLVGTLHKIFGNDGEVKPVPSLFVKSQQFTFWDVDNSVSVKSPAAIGTLLAQESTTNVHLFETYDNFTQGGIVRTDLRASKSALEAPYPVTEADVVVVGDEKVLKDVDVLANIVRGGKLLIKLPNFNAADVEKRLSASLRKGIQEKEVSVIVLDPAVSPAFEKDASIAKLLLELSFLQTALPGISSEGLAEVVGAQAILQETSNALVQVLSELEVPATWSEVEPDFVHPVLPTGLQPTGFVPFQKEEAEEALQLHDWQIAAKGIVFKEAYGTQTTLRPDLSVKTSTVRVKENRRLTPSDYDRNIFHIEFDLGDSGLTYKIGEALGIHAENDEAQVNAFIEFYGLNPAELVQVPSREDATALEVRTVFQALMQNVDILGKPPKRFYEALSEFATDDLEKKKLAALGGNDGAAEFKRRSEVDTVTYVDILEEFSSARPSFHDLVKIVSPLKRREYSIASAQAVTPTSVALMIVVVDWVDTKGRTRTGQATQYLSRLQPGATVTVSVKPSVMKLPTKDTAPLIMAGLGTGLAPFRAFVQYRAMQKAQGKEIGSILLYLGSRHQREEYLYGEEWEAYLAAGVVTLVGSAFSRDQPKKIYIQDRMRETLDSIVQAYIKEGGSFYLCGPTWPVPDVTAVLKEAIASEAKASGKKVDPSKEIERLKEDGRYVLEVY comes from the coding sequence ATGGCGTCCAAGGTTGAAGAATCCTCCACCTTGCCCTTTGGCAAGCAGGTGCCTCTGTCGGCCATCTCTGGCCCGACGTATGTCACTgcgcagctccttgtccagcagaTTGCCTACAAGCTCTCTGACAAGATCTTCTCCTACTCCCCTCCCACCTTTGACCTTGACGTTGCTGCCAAGCAGTGGGCTGTCGAGGAGAGCAAGAATATCCACGGATACGCCCCTGATGTCCTGCCTCTTCAGACCAGAACCGGTGCCGGTGCTCTGGCCCTAGGTTACATCTTCTCGCCGGATTTCGACGTTAGCAAGCGCCATATCCCTCAGACGCTGCTGGCCCCGTCAGGTTCTCTTCAGAATCTCCGTGGAGCCTTGGACCAGCTCTCGCTTCTTTACAACCTCTCAAGCCCCTTTGTGGCTCATGTTGCCGCAGCCGACTACAGCGACGCCAACGGCCTCGTCTCTGACTATGATGTTGCTCTGAGACTGGCCGAAGACCTTGGCCTGGGCTTGGTTGCCAGCTCCTCCGCGTATGAGTCTCAGCACATGTCACTCTTCTCAACGCTGCTGGCCACCGTCGTCCCTACCCTCCACATCTACGACGGCATTCGTCTTCCCAGAGAGACTCTGAGAATTGTCGATGCTTTGAGCGAGGCTGGCGTCGCCAACTTGTACAACAAGCTTGTTGAGGAGGCTGGCAAGTTGAACCAGCACCTCGACACCGCAGGCAAGGTTTTGGAACTCCTGAGACTCTTCAACGATGAGCTCGGCACTGTTTACCAGCCATTTGAGTACTCCGGACACGAGACCCCAGATGTCGTCCTCGTTGCTCTGGGAAGTGTCGAAGCGCAAGTCGCCAAAGAGACTCTCAACAAAATTGCCGCCGACGGAGCCAAGGTCGGTGTCATCAATGTTCGTGTCTACCGACCTTTCATCGAGGAGGCTttcctcaaggccatccCCGCCTCTGCTCGCACCATTGCCGTGCTGGGCCAGGTGAACAATGAAATCGCCGTGGCGGACGAGGCCACCCAATCGGCCCTGTACGGTGATGTCCTCACAGCCGTCACTTTCGCCGGCAAGTTTGATCAGCAGCCTGAGGTTCTGGACATCAAGTACACTCCTGCTCATTTCCTGACCCCTCAGGGCCTGGTCGGCACTCTGCACAAGATCTTTGGAAACGACGGCGAGGTCAAGCCCGTGCCCTCTCTCTTCGTCAAGTCTCAGCAGTTTACCTTCTGGGATGTTGACAACTCTGTTTCTGTGAAGTCGCCCGCTGCCATCGGCACGCTCCTTGCCCAGGAGTCGACCACAAACGTCCACCTGTTTGAGACCTATGACAACTTCACCCAGGGAGGCATTGTCCGAACTGATCTTCGCGCTTCCAAGTCTGCTTTGGAGGCACCTTACCCCGTCACTGAGGCCGACgttgtggttgttggtgACGAAAAGGTCCTGAAGGATGTCGATGTGTTGGCCAACATCGTCCGTGGCGGCAAGCTCCTCATTAAGCTGCCCAATTTCAATGCTGCCGACGTTGAAAAGCGACTTTCAGCCTCCCTGCGCAAGGGAATCCAAGAAAAGGAAGTCAGTGTCATCGTTTTGGACCCTGCTGTCTCCCCTGCTTTCGAGAAGGATGCCTCCATCGCCAAGCTACTCCTCGAGCTCTCCTTCCTGCAAACTGCTCTGCCAGGAATCTCTTCCGAGGGACTTGCAGAGGTTGTCGGAGCCCAGGCTATCCTGCAAGAGACCAGCAACGCTCTTGTCCAGGTTCTTTCAGAACTCGAGGTCCCGGCTACCTGGTCAGAGGTTGAGCCTGATTTCGTCCACCCCGTTTTGCCCACCGGTCTGCAGCCAACTGGCTTTGTTCCCTTCCaaaaggaggaggccgaagaGGCTCTACAACTCCACGACTGGCAGATCGCCGCCAAGGGTATCGTCTTCAAGGAGGCCTATGGCACTCAGACGACCCTGCGCCCCGACCTCTCTGTCAAGACCTCCACCGTCCGTGTCAAGGAGAACCGCCGTCTGACGCCCTCCGACTACGACCGCAACATCTTCCACATTGAGTTCGACCTTGGCGACTCTGGCCTTACCTACAAGATCGGCGAGGCCCTGGGTATCCACGCCGAGAACGACGAGGCACAGGTCAACGCCTTCATCGAGTTCTACGGCCTCAACCCCGCAGAGCTCGTCCAGGTGCCTTCTCGCGAGGACGCCACCGCCCTCGAGGTCCGCACCGTGTTCCAGGCTCTCATGCAAAACGTCGACATCCTCGGCAAGCCCCCCAAGCGCTTCTACGAGGCCCTGTCCGAGTTCGCCACCGACGaccttgagaagaagaagcttgctgcCCTGGGCGGAAACGACGGCGCCGCCGAGTTCAAGCGCCGCTCCGAGGTCGACACGGTGACTTACGTCGACATTCTCGAGGAGTTTAGCTCTGCCCGCCCCAGCTTCCACGACCTCGTCAAGATTGTCAGCCCGCTCAAGCGCCGCGAGTACTCCATCGCCTCCGCGCAGGCCGTCACCCCCACCAGCGTCGCGCTCATgattgtcgtcgtcgactgGGTCGACACAAAGGGCCGCACCCGCACCGGCCAGGCCACGCAGTACCTCAGCCGCCTCCAGCCCGGCGCCACCGTCACCGTCTCCGTGAAGCCCTCCGTCATGAAGCTGCCCACCAAGGACACCGCGCCACTCATCATGGCCGGTCTCGGAACCGGTCTCGCGCCCTTCCGCGCCTTCGTGCAGTACCGCGCCATGCAAAAGGCCCagggcaaggagattggCTCCATCCTGCTGTACCTCGGCTCCCGTCACCAGCGTGAGGAGTACCTCTACGGTGAGGAGTGGGAGGCCTATCTCGCCGCCGGTGTCGTCACCCTCGTCGGAAGCGCCTTCTCGCGAGACCAGCCCAAGAAGATTTACATCCAGGACAGGATGCGCGAGACCTTGGACAGCATCGTGCAGGCATACATCAAGGAGGGCGGTAGCTTCTACCTCTGCGGCCCTACGTGGCCTGTTCCTGATGTGACGGCGGTGCTGAAGGAGGCCATTGCGTCAGAGGCCAAGGCTTCAGGCAAGAAGGTTGACCCgagcaaggagattgagaggcTCAAGGAGGACGGACGATATGTGCTTGAGGTTTACTAA
- a CDS encoding e1-E2 ATPase domain-containing protein, protein MLTLVLAIPTFVLGIVYMSLVPDTNSTKHFLMKPWVSGLSRNEIILCLLATPVYFFAADVFHVRAIKELRTLWRSSSRTPFLQRFYKFGSMNMLMSLGTSIAYWSSIGQMIAAGADGDADIPEDRFYFDSVVFLTLFLLAGRLIEAYSKSKAGNAVEALAKLRPTTALLVEQDKLQGQITTTIDMDQLEHGDVIRVPHGSSPPVDGVILSGETTFDESSLTGESRPIKKGEGDEVFAGTVNKGAAVVVKVTGTSGKSMLDQIVEVVREGQAKRAPMEQVADLLTSYFVPVVTLIAIITWAVWMALSFTHNVSSDELDSSGGSTAFAFQFAIAVFVVACPCGLGLAAPTAIFVGGGLAAKYGILVKGGGEAFEKASKVGCVVFDKTGTLTVGGEPQITDSALFPDGAVDGLSEGTLLSAMKATEENSSHPIAKAIVGFCKTDAKPVELEQIEEVPGKGIKASCKNQAFDIAVGNESLMKDLSARISSNVRGLLETWKQEAKSVALIATRLHDGGKWAVTAVLSISDPIREETLPVLEALQKRGVEVWMLSGDNVTTAQAVAQRVGIPTSNVLAEVLPSEKAAKISYLQGSMGSNGQRPMVAMVGDGINDSPALTTADVGIAIGSGSDVAISSADFVLATSNLHSVLTLLDLSRVVFRRIKINFGWAAVYNVCAIPIAAGCLYAIKTSSGSHVKLDPVWASLAMALSSISVVLSSLSLRTKIPWLGFRNKQVV, encoded by the coding sequence ATGTTGACCCTTGTTCTGGCCATTCCCACTTTCGTTCTGGGTATAGTGTACATGAGTCTTGTGCCAGACACCAACTCCACCAAGCATTTCCTGATGAAGCCGTGGGTATCTGGTCTCAGCCGCAATGAGATTATACTCTGTCTCCTCGCCACGCCGGTGTACTTTTTTGCAGCCGACGTCTTTCACGTCAGAGCCATAAAGGAGCTGAGGACTCTTTGGCGTAGTAGCAGCCGTACGCCGTTCTTGCAGCGATTCTACAAATTTGGCAGCATGAACATGCTCATGTCTCTCGGAACAAGCATTGCGTATTGGTCTTCCATCGGCCAGATGATTGCGGCGGGAgccgatggtgatgctgatatCCCCGAGGATCGGTTCTATTTCGACTCTGTCGTCTTCTTGaccctcttccttcttgccGGTCGGCTGATTGAGGCGTACAGCAAGTCCAAGGCGGGAAATGCCGTGGAAGCGCTGGCAAAGCTGAGGCCCACTACTGCTCTGCTTGTAGAGCAAGATAAGCTACAAGGCCAGATTACTACGACGATAGACATGGACCAGCTGGAGCACGGAGACGTTATTCGAGTGCCTCACGGCTCATCACCGCCAGTTGATGGCGTGATTCTGTCTGGCGAGACGACTTTTGATGAATCGAGTCTGACAGGCGAATCAAGGCCCATCAAAAAGGGCGAAGGAGACGAGGTGTTTGCGGGAACCGTCAATAAGGGAGCTGCGGTAGTGGTCAAGGTCACGGGAACTTCTGGCAAGTCTATGCTTGATCAAATTGTCGAGGTCGTCAGAGAAGGGCAAGCCAAGAGAGCACCAATGGAGCAAGTAGCCGACCTATTGACATCGTACTTTGTCCCGGTGGTGACTCTGATAGCCATCATCACATGGGCCGTCTGGATGGCGCTCTCGTTTACTCATAATGTGTCAAGTGACGAGTTGGATTCATCAGGTGGTTCAACCGCGTTTGCCTTCCAGTTTGCCATTGCCGTGTTTGTTGTGGCTTGCCCGTGTGGGCTGGGTTTGGCTGCTCCAACGGCGATTTTCGTCGGCGGAGGTCTCGCAGCCAAGTACGGAATCTTGGTCAAGGGCGGCGGTGAGGCATTTGAGAAAGCCAGCAAAGTGGGCTGCGTGGTCTTTGACAAGACAGGAACACTTACGGTCGGAGGAGAACCTCAAATCACCGATTCTGCTCTCTTCCCTGATGGAGCCGTCGATGGACTCAGCGAAGGGACTCTCCTCTCTGCCATGAAAGCTACGGAAGAAAACAGCAGCCACCCCATTGCAAAGGCCATAGTTGGATTCTGCAAGACGGATGCCAAGCCGGTTGAGCTCGAGCAGATTGAAGAGGTGCCgggcaagggcatcaaggccAGCTGCAAGAATCAGGCTTTCGACATTGCTGTGGGCAATGAGAGCCTGATGAAAGACTTGTCTGCCCGAATATCTTCCAACGTCAGGGGCTTGCTGGAGACGTGGAAGCAGGAAGCCAAATCTGTTGCACTCATCGCAACACggcttcatgatggcggcaagTGGGCAGTCACTGCCGTGCTCTCCATCTCGGACCCCATCCGTGAAGAAACGCTGCCAGTCCTTGAAGCACTACAGAAGCGAGGAGTGGAGGTATGGATGCTCTCAGGAGACAATGTGACCACGGCACAGGCCGTGGCTCAGAGGGTGGGCATCCCCACGTCCAACGTGCTGGCTGAGGTTTTGCCCTCGGAAAAGGCGGCCAAGATCAGTTATCTCCAAGGCTCGATGGGCAGCAACGGTCAGCGTCCGATGGTCGCCATGGTGGGAGACGGCATCAACGACTCGCCGGCGCTTACGACGGCGGACGTGGGCATCGCCATTGGCTCCGGCAGCGACGTGGCTATTTCGAGCGCCGACTTTGTGCTTGCCACGTCGAACCTGCACTCGGTGCTGACGCTCCTGGACCTCAGCCGTGTCGTCTTCCGCCGCATCAAGATCAACTTTGGGTGGGCGGCTGTGTACAATGTGTGTGCGATCCCTATTGCAGCCGGGTGTCTGTACGCCATCAAGACGTCGAGTGGCTCGCACGTCAAGCTGGACCCCGTGTGGGCCTCGCTGGCCATGGCTCTTTCGAGCATCAGTGTGGTGTTGAGCAGTCTGAGCCTGCGGACGAAGATTCCTTGGCTTGGATTCCGCAATAAGCAGGTTGTGTGA
- a CDS encoding glycosyl transferase family 90 domain-containing protein has product MKMLSPGFPMRRSSGLVRYGVLAAILLLALYTFSHSSSDISRLPPLPAGQAAPGRPLQPPSSNPAGNEAPVIPGGANAPVATAPASQGTTKPDSDNQEPIHNSLPPLGPPPTAGGHPIDKLVYEAQMNFAELTSKESKTVEEAAQAYRKRRGRHPPPGFDKWFEFARSKNAVIVEDFFDRIYQDLQPFWGLDPAVIRKEAWDFEMTINIRDGNATARSDFFWTKIWLKMIKTIDHLLPDMDIALNAMDEPRLVVPWEEMAGYMKNASKTIKMPKSKNVISEFQKLPRPGTGDVEVKTRSKNWEKTKPYWAIARRGCPPDSLARVEDLRKTADKTPAINSSYAEPHMYKGFVSNFSMSTEICHQPDLQALEGIFIEPISTSASKVLFPMFGGSKLGVNNEILLPAPMYWNEEERFTGGDNHGVSWEEKENKAIWRGVATGGQNTVHNWRGFQRHRFVAMNNGTTVSRVEHGEKADNFALPGEEYNLQAQKDGKLGDCTPPQNGKCNYTSHYFKPTKGMKMAEQFDSKYIPDIDGNSFSGRYLGFLRSTSLPIKATVWHEWHDSRLVAWKHFVPMDSRFIDYYGIMEYFLGYEGRNGHDHVAEKIATEGKEWADMVLRKEDMQIYVLRLLYEYARLLDDKRESLGWVDDVLANPSLEKTWKWWW; this is encoded by the exons ATGAAGATGCTGTCGCCCGGCTTTCCGATGCGGCGGTCATCCGGCCTTGTGCGGTACGGCGTCTTGGCGGCcattctgctgctggccttGTACACCTTCAGCCACAGCTCATCAGACATCTCCCGCCTACCGCCTTTACCAGCAGGCCAGGCCGCGCCAGGAAGACCATTGCAACCCCCCAGTTCAAATCCCGCCGGCAACGAGGCTCCTGTCATCCCGGGAGGCGCAAATGCACCCGTCGCGACAGCGCCAGCGTCCCAGGGAACCACCAAGCCAGACTCTGATAACCAGGAGCCTATCCACAACTCTCTTCCTCCGCTTGGTCCTCCGCCCACCGCCGGCGGCCACCCCATTGACAAGCTCGTATACGAAGCCCAGATGAACTTTGCCGAGCTGACCTCGAAGGAATCCAAAACGGTGGAAGAGGCTGCCCAGGCCTATCGCAAGCGCCGTGGCCGCCACCCTCCCCCCGGCTTCGACAAGTGGTTCGAGTTTGCTCGCTCCAAGAATGCAGTCATTGTTGAGGATTTCTTCGACCGCATCTACCAGGACCTCCAACCCTTCTGGGGTCTTGACCCGGCTGTTATTCGCAAAGAGGCGTGGGACTTTGAAATGACAATCAACATCCGCGACGGCAACGCCACTGCGCGAAGCGACTTCTTTTGGACCAAGATTTGGCTCAAAATGATCAAGACAATCGACCACTTGCTGCCAGATATGGACATTGCACTCAACGCCATGGACGAGCCCAGGCTGGTTGTTCCGTGGGAGGAAATGGCCGGTTACATGAAGAATGCATCCAAGACGATCAAGATGCCCAAATCCAAGAACGTCATCAGCGAGTTCCAAAAACTGCCTCGCCCAGGTACCGGCGACGTCGAGGTCAAAACGCGCTCCAAGAACTGGGAAAAAACAA AGCCTTACTGGGCCATTGCTCGACGCGGCTGCCCCCCTGACAGCCTGGCTCGGGTGGAAGATCTGAGGAAAACCGCAGATAAAACACCCGCCATTAACTCGTCATATGCCGAACCCCACATGTACAAGGGCTTCGTCTCCAACTTTTCAATGTCCACCGAAATTTGCCATCAGCCAGACCTGCAAGCCTTGGAGGGCATTTTCATCGAGCCGATTTCTACTTCTGCATCCAAGGTATTGTTTCCCATGTTTGGTGGCTCCAAACTGGGAGTCAACAACGAGATTTTACTACCTGCACCCATGTATTGGAACGAGGAGGAGCGCTTCACCGGTGGTGACAACCACGGCGTTTCCtgggaggagaaggagaacaaggccatTTGGCGCGGGGTCGCGACCGGAGGTCAGAATACCGTGCACAATTGGCGAGGGTTCCAACGCCACAGATTTGTCGCCATGAACAATGGCACCACAGTTTCGCGAGTGGAACATGGAGAAAAGGCCGATAACTTTGCACTACCGGGCGAGGAATACAACCTACAAGCTCAAAAAGATGGCAAGCTGGGCGA CTGCACTCCCCCGCAAAACGGAAAGTGCAACTACACGAGCCATTATTTCAAGCCAACCAAGggaatgaagatggcggaaCAGTTCGATTCCAAGTACATCCCGGACATTGATGGAAATTCCTTCTCTGGCCGTTACCTTGGCTTCTTGCGATCCACCTCCCTCCCTATCAAGGCCACCGTCTGGCATGAGTGGCACGATAGCCGCCTGGTTGCGTGGAAGCACTTTGTTCCCATGGATAGCCGCTTCATCGATTACTACGGCATCATGGAGTACTTCCTCGGATACGAGGGACGCAATGGCCACGACCACGTGGCGGAGAAGATTGCCACCGAGGGCAAGGAGTGGGCCGATATGGTGCTGCGCAAAGAAGACATGCAGATCTATGTATTACGGCTGCTGTACGAATATGCTCGATTACTTGAcgataagagagagagtctgGGATGGGTTGACGATGTCCTGGCAAACCCGTCACTGGAGAAGACATGGAAGTGGTGGTGGTAa
- a CDS encoding arginase family domain-containing protein, with the protein MNTSTVKSRFLSHPEDLGIVTVGFSGGQPKAGVDAGPTALIESGLLTQIRDELGYKLHGDETVKFYNDLTPASDPDYRGMKNPLLVSAVTKKIASETYEHSSKGRLTLTLGGDHSIAIGTIAGTAKATRERLNREIAVIWVDAHADINTPETSDSGNIHGMPVAFLTGIAKEEKEEYFGWIQDDMRLSVRKLVYIGLRDVDAGEKRILREHGVKAFSMFDIDRHGIGRVMEMALAHIGDDTPIHLSFDVDALDPMWAPSTGTPVRGGLTLREGDYICEVVHQTGNLVAIDLVEVNPSLAATEAGAQETVRAGCSLVRCALGETLL; encoded by the exons ATGAACACCAGCACCGTCAAGAGCCGCTTCCTTTCTCACCCCGAGGACCTTGGTATTGTCACCGTAGGCTTCTCGGGCGGTCAG CCCAAAGCCGGTGTGGATGCAGGCCCTACTGCACTCATCGAGTCTGGACTCTTGACCCAGATTCGAGATGAGCTTGGTTACAAGCTGCACGGTGATGAGACAGTCAAGTTCTACAATGACCTGACTCCCGCGTCCGACCCCGACTACCGTGGCATGAAGAACCCTCTCCTTGTCTCGGCTGTCACAAAAAAGATTGCATCTGAGACATACGAGCACTCTTCCAAGGGCCGCCTCACGCTGACGCTTGGCGGTGACCACAGCATTGCCATTGGCACCATTGCTGGAACTGCCAAGGCCACGCGTGAGCGCCTGAACCGCGAAATCGCCGTCATCTGGGTTGATGCGCACGCCGATATCAACACCCCCGAGACGAGCGACAGCGGCAACATCCACGGCATGCCTGTTGCCTTCCTTACCGGCAttgccaaggaggagaaggaggagtaCTTTGGCTGGATCCAGGATGACATGCGCCTGAGCGTCCGCAAGCTTGTGTACATTGGTCTGCGTGACGTCGATGCTGGCGAGAAGCGCATCCTGAGAGAGCATGGTGTCAAGGCATTCAGCATGTTCGATATTGACCG CCACGGAATTGGCCGTGTCATGGAGATGGCCCTTGCCCACATTGGCGACGACACTCCCATCCACCTGTCTTTCGACGTGGATGCTCTCGACCCCATGTGGGCGCCCAGCACTGGTACTCCTGTGCGAGGTGGCCTTACTCTGCGTGAGGGTGATTACATCTGCGAGGTGGTTCACCAGACCGGCAACCTGGTCGCCATTGACTTGGTAGAGGTGAACCCAAGCCTTGCAGCCACCGAAGCCGGAGCACAAGAGACTGTCAGAGCCGGTTGCTCTCTGGTGCGCTGCGCACTCGGCGAGACCTTGCTGTAG
- a CDS encoding cyclin domain-containing protein — translation MASRSFLSMDDLNKAALEQFVYQPVSRDMISYLANAAHNVIACDSTLMPPPPRESSSKGQDRPLTPPRTPEPRAVCSTDDALPTLDEFITQLVVSSNVQVPTLMSTLVYLNRLKSKLQPMARGLRCTTHRIFLAALILSAKYLNDSSPKNKHWANYTHMNTDYYSFGFTRTEVNLMEKQLLFLLEWELRITEHDLYRELDSFLEPLRIKIAERHARKMRHREEKKRQQELYAAAARYPSPVSSRSSRSRHASPDHYRANSNGSVTPPGLVYSSASSYASSIASSRQQSPSPYLYGTSQGSLYDSPVQIVMDREEPKMQASARMLSYDISSVDSYEPLNEVTTKKRHRRALWERLIGTAAVAVR, via the coding sequence ATGGCGTCAAGATCATTCCTCTCCATGGACGACCTCAACAAGGCTGCCCTGGAGCAGTTCGTCTACCAGCCTGTCAGCCGGGACATGATCTCGTACCTGGCCAATGCTGCTCACAACGTCATTGCCTGCGACTCGACCCTGATGCCGCCGCCCCCCAgggaatcatcatcaaaggGCCAGGACCGGCCTCTCACTCCACCACGCACCCCCGAGCCCCGAGCCGTCTGCAGCACCGACGATGCGCTGCCCACGCTGGACGAGTTCATCACCCAGCTGGTCGTCTCCTCCAATGTCCAGGTGCCCACCCTCATGTCGACTCTTGTCTACCTCAACCGCCTCAAGTCCAAGCTGCAGCCCATGGCCCGCGGCCTGCGATGCACCACCCACCGCATCTTCCTGGCGGCCCTGATCCTGTCGGCCAAGTATCTCAACGACAGCTCGCCCAAGAACAAGCACTGGGCCAACTACACCCACATGAACACCGACTACTACAGCTTCGGCTTCACCCGCACCGAGGTCAACctgatggagaagcagctgctcttcctgctcGAGTGGGAGCTGAGAATCACCGAGCACGACCTGTACCGCGAGCTGGACTCCTTCCTCGAGCCCCTGCGCATCAAAATCGCCGAGAGGCACGCCCGCAAGATGCGTCACcgcgaggagaagaagcgacaGCAGGAATTGTATGCCGCCGCGGCCCGCTACCCCAGCCCGGTCTCGTCCCGGAGCTCCCGATCTCGCCACGCCAGCCCCGACCACTACCgcgccaacagcaacggcTCAGTCACCCCTCCGGGTCTGGTGTACAGCTCTGCCAGCTCGTATGCCTCGTCCATTGCCTCGAGCAGACAGCAGTCTCCATCGCCGTACCTGTATGGCACTAGCCAGGGTAGCCTGTACGACTCGCCCGTCCAGATCGTCATGGACAGGGAGGAGCCCAAGATGCAGGCCAGCGCGCGGATGCTCTCCTACGACATCTCCTCGGTGGACTCCTACGAGCCTCTCAACGAGGTCACCACCAAGAAGCGACACAGGCGCGCATTGTGGGAGCGCCTCATCggcaccgccgccgtcgccgtccgATAA